Proteins from one Penicillium digitatum chromosome 2, complete sequence genomic window:
- a CDS encoding CDR ABC transporter, translating into MATNHSGECESPFASNTEQIPANSVSSHDRPSSPVDSCVPEEFAPIRTNPSYSQEYPAGAKLDDDDDDIARTASRRRSYASGYDPKGEEWAQIEKLISRMFGSERKANSEEEKTRHIGVVWKNLTVKGVGLGAALQPTNGDIFLGLPRLIKQLFTRGSQGVGTGKTSIRTILDDFTGCVRPGEMLLVLGRPGSGCSTFLKVLGNQRAGYESIEGDVRYGGTDSKKMAKQYRSEVLYNPEDDLHYATLTVRDTLLFALKSRTPGKASRIPGESRKEYQETFLSAIAKLFWIEHALGTRVGNELIRGVSGGEKKRTSIAEAMVTKASTQCWDNSTKGLDASTALEYVQSLRSLTNTANVSTVVALYQASENLFDLFDKVILIDDGRCSFFGPSQDAKTYFEGLGFECPPRWTTPDFLTSVSDPHARRVKEGWDDRIPRNAAEFQAAYRNSDTYQGNLADIESFESEIEAQRQEREAARSTTKRKNFTISFYKQVMILTHRQFLVMFGDRESLIGKWSVITFQALIIGSLFYNLPDTSNGVFTRGGVMFFILLFNALLAMAELTTAFQSRPILLKHKSFSFYRPAAYALAQVVVDVPLVFIQVVLFDLVVYFMANLARTPSQFFINLLFIFIMTMTMYSFFRALGALCASLDVATRLTGVAIQALVVYTGYLIPPWKMHPWLKWLIWINPVQYAFEALMANEFHNLQIKCEPPYIVPDGPNAVPGHQACTIQGSDPDQLIVHGPKYIQTAYTYSRAHLWRNFGIIIGWLILFVCLTMLGMELQRPNKGGSSVTVFKRSEAPKAVQDIIKRSAPREDEEIAEKNGMTSHKNDSDSGDSSDKVQDIAQNTAIFTWQDVNYTIPYKGGQRQLLRNVQGYVKPGRLTALMGASGAGKTTLLNALAQRINFGVVTGHFLVDGRPLPKSFQRATGFAEQMDIHEPTATVRESLRFSALLRQPKEVPLQEKYDYCETIIDLLEMRSIAGATVGSAGSGLNQEQRKRLTIAVELASKPELLLFLDEPTSGLDSLAAFNIVRFLRRLADAGQAVLCTIHQPSAVLFENFDELLLLKSGGSIVYNGPLGNDSKTLINYFEKNGGRSCSPHENPAEYMLEVIGAGNPDYKGQDWGDVWTNSPESKQLSEDLEGIIASRCNAQSDEKTEDGREYAMPLSVQVVTVTKRAFVAYWRTPDYVLGKFMLHIFTGLFNTFTFWHLGNSSIDMQSRLFSVFMTLTIAPPLIQQLQPRYLHFRGLYKSREANSKIYSWAAFVTSTIVPELPYSIVAGSVYFNCWYWGTWFPRDSFSSGYVWMLLMLFELYYVGLGQFIAALAPNELFASLLVPTFFTFIASFCGVVVPYVALPHFWQSWMYWLTPFHYLLEGFVGVITHNVPMRCIEREEARFSTPAGMNCQEYAGSYAEKAGGYVRDVGNGMCSFCQYSTGDQYAKSLNVFYSHKWRDYGIFWGYIIFNFALVFVFSWLYLHGVSNFKRWFSARKTRKSGNYS; encoded by the exons ATGGCGACCAACCACTCTGGGGAATGCGAGTCCCCATTTGCTTCAAACACAGAACAAATTCCTGCAAATTCTGTTTCTTCTCATGATCGTCCATCTTCGCCAGTTGACTCGTGTGTACCCGAAGAATTCGCGCCAATCCGCACCAACCCATCATACTCCCAGGAATATCCCGCAGGGGCAAAgttggatgatgatgatgatgatatcGCACGTACTGCATCTCGCCGACGCAGCTATGCCTCCGGTTATGATCCAAAAGGAGAGGAATGGGCTCAAATAGAGAAACTGATCTCACGGATGTTCGGTTCTGAGCGCAAAGCAAAttccgaagaagagaaaacccGTCATATTGGAGTTGTCTGGAAAAATCTCACCGTGAAGGGTGTTGGCCTTGGTGCTGCTCTCCAACCCACCAACGGGGATATTTTTCTCGGGTTGCCGCGGCTGATCAAGCAACTATTCACTCGGGGCAGCCAAGGGGTTGGGACGGGAAAAACCTCGATACGAACCATCTTAGATGATTTTACT GGCTGTGTTCGTCCGGGGGAGATGCTTCTTGTTCTAGGCCGCCCTGGCTCTGGCTGTTCCACTTTCTTGAAAGTGCTTGGTAATCAACGAGCGGGCTACGAAAGCATTGAAGGCGATGTGCGGTACGGCGGCACCGATTCGAAGAAGATGGCAAAGCAGTATAGGTCTGAAG TCTTGTACAACCCCGAGGATGATCTTCATTATGCAACTTTGACTGTGCGAGATACACTTCTTTTTGCCCTGAAATCCCGAACTCCAGGTAAAGCCTCAAGGATTCCGGGAGAAAGCCGAAAGGAATATCAGGAGACCTTCCTGTCCGCTATTGCTAAGCTGTTCTGGATTGAACATGCCTTGGGAACCAGAGTTGGCAACGAATTGATACGTGGAGTTTCTGGGggcgagaagaaaagaacgtCCATTGCTGAGGCTATGGTTACCAAGGCTAGCACTCAGTGCTGGGACAACTCTACCAAGGGCCTGGACGCTAGTACGGCACTGGAGTATGTTCAAAGCTTGCGAAGTCTAACAAACACCGCCAACGTTTCAACGGTGGTAGCTCTTTACCAGGCTTCGGAGAATTTGTTTGATCTTTTTGACAAGGTGATTCTGATTGATGACGGAAGATGCTCGTTCTTCGGACCTAGCCAGGATGCGAAAACCTACTTCGAAGGACTCGGCTTTGAATGTCCCCCGCGTTGGACAACCCCCGACTTTTTGACTTCGGTCAGTGACCCTCATGCCAGACGTGTCAAAGAAGGCTGGGATGACCGAATCCCTCGGAATGCAGCTGAATTCCAAGCTGCATATCGCAATAGTGATACTTACCAAGGCAATTTGGCGGACATTGAAAGCTTTGAGAGCGAGATTGAAGCACAAAGGCAGGAAAGAGAGGCTGCAAGAAGCACCACAAAACGGAAAAACTTCACGATCTCATTTTACAAACAGGTCATGATTCTCACACATCGTCAATTTCTGGTGATGTTTGGTGATAGAGAATCATTGATTGGAAAATGGAGTGTGATAACTTTTCAAGCCCTCATCATTGGCAGCTTGTTTTACAATCTACCAGATACAAG CAATGGTGTTTTCACGAGGGGTGGTGTGATGTTCTTCATACTACTTTTCAATGCATTGCTTGCCATGGCAGAGCTGACAACAGCATTTCAAAGTCGACCTATCTTGTTGAAACACAAAAGCTT CTCGTTCTATCGCCCTGCGGCATATGCACTTGCCCAAGttgtggttgatgtgccTCTTGTGTTCATACAAGTCGTTCTATTTGATCTCGTAGTATACTT CATGGCAAACCTTGCACGAACACCTTCCCAGTTCTTCATAAATTTGCTGTTCATATTCATTATGACGATGACCATGTATTCATTCTTTCGTGCTCTTGGGGCTTTATGTGCCTCATTGGATGTTG CTACACGTCTCACTGGGGTCGCCATACAGGCTTTGGTTGTATACACAG GATATCTCATTCCTCCGTGGAAAATGCACCCTTGGTTAAAGTGGCTCATTTGGATAAACCCCGTCCAATATGCATTTGAGGCATTAATGGCCAATGAGTTCCATAATCTCCAGATAAAATGTGAACCACCTTACATTGTGCCTGATGGGCCAAATGCAGTGCCTGGTCACCAAGCCTGTACGATTCAAGGCAGTGATCCAGACCAGTTGATTGTTCATGGCCCCAAGTACATCCAAACGGCATACACTTACAGCAGAGCTCATCTGTGGCGGAATTTTGGCATCATAATTGGATGGTTGATCCTTTTCGTCTGTTTGACAATGCTTGGAATGGAATTGCAGAGACCTAATAAGGGTGGCAGCTCAGTCACGGTGTTCAAAAGAAGCGAAGCTCCAAAAGCAGTTCAGGACATCATAAAACGATCTGCCCCCCGAGAAGATGAGGAAATCGCGGAGAAAAATGGCATGACCTCACACAAAAATGACAGCGATTCGGGTGACTCCAGCGACAAGGTTCAGGACATCGCTCAAAACACGGCAATTTTTACATGGCAAGATGTCAACTACACCATCCCATATAAGGGTGGGCAGAGACAACTACTACGAAATGTTCAAGGGTATGTCAAGCCTGGTCGGCTGACTGCATTGATGGGCGCTTCTGGTGCAGG AAAAACCACTTTGCTCAACGCGCTAGCACAGCGAATCAATTTTGGTGTGGTCACTGGTCACTTTTTAGTTGACGGAAG GCCTCTACCAAAGAGCTTCCAGAGAGCGACAGGATTCGCCGAGCAGATGGATATCCACGAACCCACGGCTACTGTACGGGAATCGCTTCGGTTTTCTGCTCTTTTACGTCAACCAAAAGAAGTCCCATTACAGGAAAAGTATGATTATTGTGAGACAATCATTGATTTGTTAGAAATGCGCTCCATCGCCGGCGCAACCGTCGGATCTGCGGGATCGGGCCTCAACCAAGAGCAGCGCAAACGACTCACCATTGCAGTGGAGCTGGCAAGTAAGCCAGAGCTGTTGCTTTTTCTGGACGAGCCCACATCCGGCCTCGATTCTCTGGCCGCGTTCAACATTGTACGCTTCCTTCGCCGACTTGCAGATGCTGGTCAGGCCGTTCTCTGTACAATCCATCAACCCTCTGCCGTGTTGTTTGAGAATTTCGATGAACTATTGTTGCTGAAAAGCGGTGGAAGCATTGTTTATAATGGCCCCCTTGGCAATGACTCCAAGACGCTGATTAATTACTTTGAAAAAAATGGCGGGAGGAGTTGCTCACCGCATGAAAATCCGGCAGAG TATATGTTGGAAGTCATTGGAGCCGGAAACCCTGATTATAAGGGGCAGGACTGGGGCGATGTGTGGACCAATTCGCCAGAATCCAAGCAGCTTTCTGAGGATCTTGAGGGGATCATTGCTTCCCGTTGCAATGCTCAAAGTGACGAGAAGACTGAAGACGGTCGCGAGTACGCAATGCCTCTCTCTGTTCAAGTGGTCACAGTCACCAAGCGCGCGTTTGTGGCTTACTGGAGAACCCCAGACTACGTCCTT GGTAAATTTATGCTCCACATTTTTACCGGTCTTTTCAACACCTTCACATTCTGGCATCTGGGGAACAGCTCCATCGACATGCAATCACGACTCTTCTCTGTCTTCATGACATTGACTATTGCTCCACCGCTAATCCAGCAACTCCAACCGCGGTATCTCCATTTCCGAGGTTTGTATAAATCTCGTGAAGCTAATTCCAAGATTTACTCTTGGGCAGCCTTTGTAACGAGCACAATTGTCCCAGAGCTGCCATACTCAATTGTTGCCGGATCAGTTTACTTTAACTGCTG GTACTGGGGCACTTGGTTCCCGCGCGACTCGTTCAGTTCCGGCTATGTTTGGATGTTGCTAATGCTCTTTGAGCTATACTATGTTGGACTTGGCCAATTTATAGCCGCGCTTGCACCCAATGAGCTCTTCGCAAGCCTGCTAGTGCCAACTTTCTTTACCTTTATCGCTTCTTTTTGCGGTGTTGTTGTTCCATACGTCGCGTTGCCGCATTTTTGGCAGTCCTGGATGTACTGGCTTACGCCTTTTCACTATCTACTTGAGGGATTTGTTGGAGTCATCACTCATAACGTCCCCATGCGCTGTATTGAGCGTGAAGAAGCCCGCTTTAGCACGCCAGCTGGCATGAACTGCCAAGAATATGCTGGGTCTTATGCCGAAAAAGCCGGTGGGTATGTTCGAGACGTTGGGAATGGaatgtgctcattctgtcAATACTCGACCGGTGATCAATAT GCGAAGAGCCTCAATGTGTTTTACTCACACAAGTGGAGAGATTAT GGAATCTTCTGGGGATATATCATCTTCAACTTTGCTCTTGTTTTCGTCTTTTCCTGGCTGTATTTGCACGGTGTGAGCAACTTCAAGCGTTGGTTCAGTGCGCGTAAGACGAGAAAGAGCGGAAATTATTCTTGA